The following is a genomic window from SAR324 cluster bacterium.
GTCGCCGTGTTTGCTTCTTCAGGCTGGGCTTGTCACGAGGAGGACACCGATTTGGACGGACATAAGCCAAAAACTGGTGTGGGTATCATCGTCAGTACCGAGATTATCGTGGCGTTCTCTTCCACAACAACCTCTTGTGATATGTATACCGCCTACTTGCAAAGTAACTATGAACAGATCGCAGAAAATGCAGCGAAGGGGGGAGGTCCCCATTTGGAAGCATTGATTGCTTACCGTGGGTGCCCCTCAGATAGCCTAGCTAGCTTAC
Proteins encoded in this region:
- a CDS encoding DUF3015 family protein, with translation MKVKYLFSLCFVAVFASSGWACHEEDTDLDGHKPKTGVGIIVSTEIIVAFSSTTTSCDMYTAYLQSNYEQIAENAAKGGGPHLEALIAYRGCPSDSLASLRQAFKVEYASLFPASDPKGEMFPERFEALLNSEELNFECVPLRQSIS